A region of Candidatus Terasakiella magnetica DNA encodes the following proteins:
- the ftsW gene encoding putative lipid II flippase FtsW, protein MVIFSRVDTSIMSRWWWTVDRWLLTSILLIVACGAILTLAASPPVAARLDLGTYHFAIRQFAYLPLALLTMIVVSLMEPVMIRRLATLAFICFIALTISTHFLGAEIKGASRWISFAGFTIQPSEFLKPTFAVVAAWMFSEWRKDNNFPGHYICVALFVMVAALLVTQPDFGMTAVISAVWGMQFFLAGLPVFFVVLVAFVFMSGSMIAYLTVDHVKSRVDRFLDPASGDNYQITRSLEAFQNGGLFGTGPGEGDIKHVLPDAHTDFIFAVAGEEFGLIACLFIIGLFATVVLRGFSRMFREDNLFVLLAVGGLVTQFGLQAVINMASTTHLMPTKGMTLPFISYGGSSLLSLALGMGMLLSLTRRRAGGDL, encoded by the coding sequence ATGGTCATCTTCTCTCGTGTAGATACAAGTATTATGAGCCGCTGGTGGTGGACGGTCGATCGCTGGTTGCTGACTTCTATTTTATTGATTGTAGCCTGTGGTGCGATTTTAACATTGGCCGCCAGCCCGCCTGTGGCTGCACGCCTTGATCTGGGCACCTATCACTTTGCCATTCGTCAGTTTGCTTACTTGCCTTTGGCCTTGCTCACCATGATTGTGGTTTCCCTTATGGAACCCGTCATGATCAGGCGTTTAGCAACATTAGCCTTTATCTGCTTTATCGCCTTAACCATCAGCACTCATTTCCTCGGGGCTGAGATCAAAGGGGCCTCGCGTTGGATATCTTTTGCAGGCTTTACCATTCAGCCTTCTGAATTTTTAAAACCGACTTTTGCAGTTGTGGCTGCATGGATGTTTTCTGAATGGCGAAAAGACAATAACTTCCCCGGTCATTATATCTGCGTTGCCCTGTTTGTGATGGTTGCCGCCCTACTTGTTACCCAACCCGATTTCGGCATGACAGCAGTGATCTCAGCGGTTTGGGGCATGCAATTCTTCTTGGCAGGCTTACCTGTCTTCTTTGTCGTGCTGGTTGCCTTTGTCTTCATGTCGGGCTCCATGATCGCATATCTGACAGTCGATCACGTTAAAAGCCGGGTTGATCGTTTTCTTGATCCTGCCAGTGGTGATAATTATCAAATCACCCGCTCCCTTGAAGCTTTTCAAAATGGCGGGCTGTTTGGTACAGGCCCGGGTGAAGGCGATATCAAACATGTGCTTCCCGATGCCCATACGGATTTCATCTTTGCCGTGGCTGGTGAAGAGTTCGGCCTGATCGCTTGCCTGTTTATCATTGGCCTGTTTGCAACTGTTGTCTTGCGCGGTTTTTCACGCATGTTTCGCGAAGACAACCTGTTTGTCCTGCTTGCTGTTGGCGGGCTGGTTACCCAGTTTGGCTTGCAAGCGGTGATTAATATGGCCTCGACCACACATTTGATGCCCACCAAGGGCATGACATTGCCGTTTATCTCTTATGGCGGCTCGTCCCTTTTATCCTTGGCCCTTGGCATGGGCATGCTGCTTTCTTTAACACGACGTCGCGCCGGAGGTGACTTATGA
- the murD gene encoding UDP-N-acetylmuramoyl-L-alanine--D-glutamate ligase: MIIPTTYKGKTVAVLGLGKSGLSAMRALKEAGATVLAWDDTSERDDLIDLTKADWNTIDLLVMSPGIPHTFPTPHPVAELARAHNVAIVCDVELLIQAQPQAKYIAITGTNGKSTTTALIAHILDVAGLDVEVGGNLGIPALDLEALDEDGVYVLELSSYQLERTPSLCADVAVWLNISADHLDRHGGLEGYIAAKKNIFANQSSEQFAIIGIDDEHSAAVFNEAELTKAKRIAISATGPVDDGIFSDEDVLIDEAFCEDGEQVMDLSSVRTLQGRHNQQNAATAYAACVGVGAAPEWIVRGIASFPGLEHRQEIVTTVNGVLFINDSKATNADATSKALGAYEDIYWIAGGQAKEGGIEQLLSELGGIKKAYLIGEAEKDFAKTLEGQLKYQTCQTLDVATKAAFADAKENGGVILLSPACASWDQFKSFEARGDAFKEIVAQIQEGEAA; encoded by the coding sequence GTGATCATTCCCACCACATATAAAGGCAAAACTGTTGCTGTTTTAGGGCTTGGTAAATCCGGCCTTTCAGCCATGCGCGCGCTTAAAGAAGCCGGCGCAACTGTTTTAGCATGGGATGATACATCTGAGCGTGATGATCTGATTGATCTGACCAAAGCAGACTGGAACACAATCGACCTCTTGGTCATGAGCCCGGGCATCCCCCACACCTTCCCCACCCCACATCCGGTGGCAGAACTGGCACGCGCCCATAATGTGGCAATTGTCTGTGATGTGGAATTGCTCATTCAGGCCCAACCCCAAGCCAAATATATTGCCATTACCGGCACAAACGGTAAATCAACCACCACCGCACTGATCGCCCATATTTTAGATGTGGCAGGCCTTGATGTGGAAGTGGGCGGCAATCTTGGCATTCCCGCGCTTGATCTGGAAGCCTTGGATGAAGATGGTGTTTATGTGCTGGAGCTTTCCTCTTATCAGTTAGAACGCACGCCTTCGCTTTGTGCCGATGTGGCTGTTTGGCTCAACATCAGTGCAGACCATCTGGATCGCCACGGTGGGCTTGAAGGCTATATTGCAGCCAAGAAAAACATCTTTGCCAACCAAAGCAGCGAACAGTTCGCCATCATCGGTATCGATGATGAGCATAGCGCCGCTGTCTTTAATGAGGCAGAGCTTACAAAAGCAAAACGCATTGCCATTTCAGCAACTGGTCCGGTTGATGACGGTATTTTCAGCGATGAAGATGTCTTAATTGATGAAGCTTTTTGTGAAGATGGGGAACAGGTCATGGACCTTTCTTCTGTTCGCACCCTGCAAGGGCGTCATAACCAGCAAAATGCCGCAACTGCTTATGCAGCCTGCGTTGGCGTTGGGGCTGCCCCTGAATGGATCGTGCGCGGTATTGCCAGTTTCCCCGGTCTTGAACATCGCCAAGAAATCGTCACAACTGTGAACGGTGTCTTGTTCATCAATGACAGCAAAGCCACCAATGCGGACGCTACATCCAAAGCCTTGGGCGCATATGAAGATATTTACTGGATTGCAGGCGGTCAGGCCAAAGAAGGCGGGATTGAGCAGCTTTTAAGTGAGCTTGGCGGTATTAAAAAAGCCTATCTCATTGGTGAAGCAGAAAAAGATTTTGCCAAAACCTTAGAAGGCCAGCTTAAGTATCAAACATGCCAGACATTGGACGTGGCAACAAAAGCGGCTTTCGCAGATGCCAAAGAAAACGGTGGTGTGATTTTACTCTCACCAGCCTGTGCCTCTTGGGACCAGTTTAAAAGTTTTGAAGCGCGCGGCGATGCCTTTAAAGAAATCGTTGCCCAAATTCAAGAAGGGGAGGCTGCGTAA